CGTTGCGTATAAATCGGGATGAGTCCATTCGATATTGGGGATACTTTTACTCACTGCATTGTAAGTATCATCATTGGGTGCGATCAAAAGGCCGCGCCCATAATCAGAGGCTATAATCACTTCATCTTGAGCTTTTGGACTCCATTTACCATTTGGAAGGGAGTTTTGCCGAATCCCGTCATACTCTGAAAATATTATAAGGGCACGATTGGAAGGAGGTGTTGTTTGTGTTACACGTGCATTTGCAATAATAGCACTATGAGTTGTATCGAAATGACGCACGACAAAACCGCTCATACCTACTTTTAGTTCTGCTGATTCAATAGTTCCGTGATCTCCTTGTACATCCAGTAACGGTGTTGAAATCGAGGAAGCTTCAAGCGTCACTAGGGCTAGAAGTAATAAAAACCAAATGCGCATATGGGTAACCTTTATTTGAGAAAATATGGTGGATTATAGCTTATAGTCTCTTTGTAAACAGATTTTTTGCTATCATTTAAGACTCTTTTTGCAAAAAAATAGTTTTCAAGGATAATAATGGGTCGAATAGTTTTACTTTTATTGTTCCCCATTTTCCTCTTTGCATCCCACGTAGAACTTTTTAAATGGAATAACGGAGAGAGTTTTCTTACGTTTTTAGAGCGTAAAAAGCTCCCTCTCTCACTTTTTTATAATCTTGATAACGATGATAAAAAACTCACCGAAGATATCCCCTATACCGCTAACTGCCAAATGCTTGTCAGCTCAAAACATACTATGGATCAAATTTTAATCCCTGTTAATGATGAGTTGCAACTTCATATCTATTTAACCCCCAAGAAACGTTATGCTATGGATGTGATTCCGATTATTAGTGAAACCTATAAAGAGATTTTGTATACCGAAATCAGTACGGTTCCTTATGATGCGATTTTAAAGGCATCCGGATCGGCAAAATTGGCATCAAAGTTTGTAAAAATATTTAAAGGGCGGGTTGATTTTAAAAAAAATGTTAAACCCGGTGACCCAATAGTGATTGTATACGAACAAAAATACAGACTCTCTAAACCGTTTTCGATGCCTGAGGTAGCAGGGGCTATGGTAGAAATCGGTGGGGTAAAATATGCTTTGTATAAGCACAATGATGGACATTTTTACGATGCTAAAGGGGCACAAATCGAGAAATTACTATTTAAAATTCCGATCAAAAATCCCCGAATCACTTCGAATTTTTCCAAAAGTCGTTACCACCCAATACTGCATCGTTATCGTGCCCATTTGGGGGTTGACTTTGGAGCTCGCCCAGGGACACCGATTTTGGCAACGGGAGATGGCCGTGTTTGTTTCGAAGGATCCTATAACGGATATGGAAAAACAATTAAAATTCGCCATTCTAATGGTTTGGTTAGTTTGTATGCCCATCAAAAATCGTTTTGCAGTGGTATTCACAATGGCAGTAGTGTTAAACAAGGTGAAGTAATCGGTTATGTAGGTTCTTCAGGTCTCTCTTCAGGGCCACATCTCCATTTTGGAATGTATGATGGAAGTACAGCTATTAATCCTCTAGGCGTTATGAAGAAAACCACCGAAGGGTTTAGCGGTAAAGAGCAAAAGGTATTTGCAGCTATTCGTTCCAAATTGGATAGTGTTTTTAATGAAAAATTGAGAACAAAACCGAAAAAAGTCCCTTTTGTTGATTTCCAAAATATCTATTATGTCGATAAAGATACGTTTAGGGTAAAAGCATTTTAAGGGAGAAACTCCCGATGAAATCGGGAAAGAGAATCCTGAAATTTTGACGAAACATAAGGATTCCCCAAGAGGGGGAAGAGATTAGAATTTGTAACTCATAGCGATATTAAATGAGCGTCCAATACCTTGTAAAGGGGTGGTGTAGTTTGTTCCGTTATTAACTAAATCGACTCCGCCGAGTGGAAGAGCATATGCTTGATTAAATAAG
The sequence above is drawn from the Sulfuricurvum sp. genome and encodes:
- a CDS encoding plasminogen-binding N-terminal domain-containing protein gives rise to the protein MRIWFLLLLALVTLEASSISTPLLDVQGDHGTIESAELKVGMSGFVVRHFDTTHSAIIANARVTQTTPPSNRALIIFSEYDGIRQNSLPNGKWSPKAQDEVIIASDYGRGLLIAPNDDTYNAVSKSIPNIEWTHPDLYATYLSHEGHPTPLVSDFHRFCSAGSVGLLYIQTTETLFTLDCKNFSLLQTLSSNSIGKESKTPFYSRVPTIRSAWWGEGSSKLESYEPYYLEQIALNNPKNKELYELYKAKFGEKSALLRHFDFKE
- a CDS encoding peptidoglycan DD-metalloendopeptidase family protein, whose product is MGRIVLLLLFPIFLFASHVELFKWNNGESFLTFLERKKLPLSLFYNLDNDDKKLTEDIPYTANCQMLVSSKHTMDQILIPVNDELQLHIYLTPKKRYAMDVIPIISETYKEILYTEISTVPYDAILKASGSAKLASKFVKIFKGRVDFKKNVKPGDPIVIVYEQKYRLSKPFSMPEVAGAMVEIGGVKYALYKHNDGHFYDAKGAQIEKLLFKIPIKNPRITSNFSKSRYHPILHRYRAHLGVDFGARPGTPILATGDGRVCFEGSYNGYGKTIKIRHSNGLVSLYAHQKSFCSGIHNGSSVKQGEVIGYVGSSGLSSGPHLHFGMYDGSTAINPLGVMKKTTEGFSGKEQKVFAAIRSKLDSVFNEKLRTKPKKVPFVDFQNIYYVDKDTFRVKAF